The genomic interval AAAGCCCCGGCGACGTAAATCCTGGCCAGATCGGAAAAACTTAAACCAACCTGCCCAAGCAAGGTAGTTAAAATTGCGTACATGGCTGCCTTGGAGCGCATCATTGCATCAAGATCAACCTGGGATATTTCCACAGCTTTGTGCCCAGCACAATGTTCAGCTGCTACAACTGTGTATGTGGGTGTATCACCAGCCACATAGAGCCGCCCCGGAGCCGAACCGGCTCGAAACTTGCCCCGCAGATCAATAATCTGGGCAAGGTAAAGCTCCGCCACCAGATCAATAATTCCAGAACCGCATATCCCACGCGCCGGCTCATCAGCAATGGTCGTATATGCCACCTCTTTGGTCGACGGATCAATACAAATATGCTCTATAGCGCCCGGCCCGGCCCGCATCCCCATGCTTGCGACCCCGCCTTCAAGTGCCGGCCCGGCGGCTCCGGCGCAGGCGATCAACCAATCCTTATTGCCGACCACAACCTCCGCGTTAGTACCGACATCAATCAGCATGGATATCTGGTCGCCAGTATCCATACCACTCGATAAAATCCCAGAGATGAGATCTCCGCCAAAATAGCTGCCAACGCTTGGCAATATAATAACCGGCGCTGAAGCTGAGACCAAAAGGCCCAATTCTCCAGCCATAAAACTGTCTGGTGCATTTATAACAGGTATGTATGGCTCTCGACAGATGTTGTAGGGGTCAAGGTTCAGAAAAAAATGGATCATGGTGGGGTTGCCGGACACACTTAAGCCCCTGATCTGGTCAACAGGCACGCCCGCCGACTTTGCCAACTCACCTGCCAACTCGTTTATCGTACGAATTATTTTTTTATGAAGATCATTGAGACCATCAGCACGCCCGGCATAATGAATTCGGCTGAGAATGTCATCACCACAGGAAATCTGAGAGTTCTCCTTATTGGCCCAGGCCAGACGGTTCCCAGTAAAAAGGTCAATCAACGTCGCCTCAAGATGAGTTGTTCCTAAATCAAGCGCCATTGCCGGCAGCACATCCGGCAGATCAGAGAGCAGATCAACCAGCTCCAGCCGCCCTTCACGCTCATTGACAATGGCAGAACCAGAAAATTTAGCTTGACGAAAACGGCGTGACACAGTAGTGACCTGAGCCATAGGAACAACAAGTCGCCCAGTGCCTGTTTTCTCCTCCACAGCCCTTTTCAGGCGGTCGATATCGGCACTGTTGTCATGAAGGCCTGGTGGTTCCGCCGATATTGGAATACATTGAACAATCGCTGTCATAGTTTTGCGTCAGCCCGCCGGTTAAATTAAAAAGCAAAGTTTGAGGCTTTAGCGGCAAGTTTTAAAATTACTCACAACTCTATAATTACGCTCGCGACTCGAACCTTTTTATAGTACCTGCCTCAAGGCCATAGGAAAACTATTTTTTCACAGCAGTTTACCTCAAGTGTCATGCTTATGATAAAAATCATACTCATAATGATCGGTGGCGGTATTGGTGCAGCCTTCCGGCATGGCCTATTTATCGGAGTGCATAGCCTCACCGGCCTTACGTTTCCAGTCGGAACGCTGAGTGTTAACCTGCTCGGGTCTTTTCTTATCGGCCTCTTCTGGGGCCTTTTTGAAAGCTCCCACTTAAGTCCGGAAATGCGGCTTTTTCTTTTTACTGGCGTCCTTGGCGGCTTCACAACCTTTTCTACCTTTATGCGGGAGACAACCCAACTACTGAAAATCGGGCAGTGGAGAGAGGCAGTCCTTTACCTGGGAATGTCCAATATTTTAGGTATACTCCTGGTCGTGCTAGGTTTTTTCTCAGCGCACCATATCGTTATCGCAATGCGAAGCTAAACTAAACTATGACCCTGCTCGATCGATATCTCATCAAACAGTTTTTCAAGAACTTACTTCTGATCGTCTGTGCTTTAGTGAGTATCTATTTACTTGTCGATTTTTTTGAGCGCATCGACAATTTTATGAATGCTAAGATGCCGATGAGCCTTGCCGCAAAATATTTTCTGCTCAAAATCCCCTTTATGATTGATATGCTCCAACCGGTATGTATTCTGCTGGCCGGAGTTATTACCCTGGGTCTGCTTAACCACAACCATGAATTTATGGCTTTAAAAGCCGGGGGTATAAGCACCTCACGGATCACGCGCCCCCTTTTACTGTCTGCCTGTCTAGTCTCACTCGCAGCCTTAGGTTTCGCTGAATGGATTTTACCCCCAACGTTTACTCAAACTGAACGTATCTGGAATGAGGAGGTTCACCAGAAAATCCCCAAGGGCATTCTCAGGAAGGGCCGCACATATTTCAGGGGAGAACAAGGGATTTACACCTTTATCCGATCAACAGAAGGCAAAGACACGTTCACTGACTTTGCCTACACTGAGCTGACTTCCCGCTTCGAACCAAAGCTGCTGCTGACAGCCAAAAAAGCTCTATGGGACGGCAAGTGGACTTTTTATGACGGCCAGACAAAAACACCTGTCAGTATGGCTGACAACACCTACACGATTACGCTTTTTGAGCAAACAACGGTCTCGTTGCCAGAAACACCGGAAGATTTTTTTGCCCCAACCTACAAAACCAGCGAACAATCAATCAGCACCTTGTTCTCCAACTTAACTGATGCCAAATCAGATAAACTCCTGGAGATGGTTAATCTGCACAGCCGACTATCCTTTATTTTTCTGGGTCTCCCCCTTATTTTCATAGGACTTCCGGTTATTTTGCTGATCAGCAATAAATGGAGACGAGACCTCACCCTCGCTGTTCCGGTAAGTTGCGGGCTTGCCTTTGCTGCCTGGATCTGGTGGAGCACCTCTCAGTCAATGGCCAAAGCCGCCTATCTGCCGCCAATCGTTGCCGCCTGGGCCATGCCGTTAATCATCTGTCCTTTGGGCTTCTGGCTTTTAAGAAGACAGGAATAGCCTGCACCAGCTTTCAGCAAACCATGAATATAGATTTCAGTGAATTAAACAGTGTTGGCATAGTTGGCATGCCCCCCGTTGCCGTGATCCAGCAACTCAACAACAACCAGATTACCATCCATGACTTAGACGCCAAGTTGGTTCCGCAAAGTATTGACGGAACCTCTCCCTTCCTGCCAAGAGTTTATTGTGCAATTTTACGTACCGTTGTTCTTAACGCCATGCATCTTGATCTTGATGCAATTTTTATCGATGTCGGCCCAGGCAAATGCGACAGTGCGTTGCACGTTTCGACCATACTCCAAGCGCTCTTAAACATTCCGGTTATCCGCACCAGAAACATTGATACCGCAGCCTATGGCACCCCGATCTCCCTGACCAGACTTGACTTAACCGCTAAATTTCTACAAATCACCGAGGGTGTCAAATCAACAGAGCCTTTTTCGAAACAGGAGCCTTGTGAGGCTCGAGCCGGTTTCTGGGGAGTCCCGCCCAGAGACTTTGCCGTTCTTGCCCCTTTTCCTGACTCAACCCATATCTTCGGTTGGACACGCTGCATGGAGAACAAAACTCCAGCCGATGAAGAACTGGAAAAACTCGTCAATCCGGAGATCCCAACCGTTTTCTTTGCCCAGTCTTTTTG from Desulfobulbaceae bacterium carries:
- a CDS encoding DUF4445 domain-containing protein codes for the protein MTAIVQCIPISAEPPGLHDNSADIDRLKRAVEEKTGTGRLVVPMAQVTTVSRRFRQAKFSGSAIVNEREGRLELVDLLSDLPDVLPAMALDLGTTHLEATLIDLFTGNRLAWANKENSQISCGDDILSRIHYAGRADGLNDLHKKIIRTINELAGELAKSAGVPVDQIRGLSVSGNPTMIHFFLNLDPYNICREPYIPVINAPDSFMAGELGLLVSASAPVIILPSVGSYFGGDLISGILSSGMDTGDQISMLIDVGTNAEVVVGNKDWLIACAGAAGPALEGGVASMGMRAGPGAIEHICIDPSTKEVAYTTIADEPARGICGSGIIDLVAELYLAQIIDLRGKFRAGSAPGRLYVAGDTPTYTVVAAEHCAGHKAVEISQVDLDAMMRSKAAMYAILTTLLGQVGLSFSDLARIYVAGAFGRHIDPGKAVTLGMLPDLPLSTYEAIGNSSLAGAEQVLLHSSARERCQMIMQKITYVELNVNQEFMMRFSGSKFIPHTDSSLFPSVPVFGR
- the crcB gene encoding fluoride efflux transporter CrcB is translated as MIKIILIMIGGGIGAAFRHGLFIGVHSLTGLTFPVGTLSVNLLGSFLIGLFWGLFESSHLSPEMRLFLFTGVLGGFTTFSTFMRETTQLLKIGQWREAVLYLGMSNILGILLVVLGFFSAHHIVIAMRS
- a CDS encoding LptF/LptG family permease, translated to MTLLDRYLIKQFFKNLLLIVCALVSIYLLVDFFERIDNFMNAKMPMSLAAKYFLLKIPFMIDMLQPVCILLAGVITLGLLNHNHEFMALKAGGISTSRITRPLLLSACLVSLAALGFAEWILPPTFTQTERIWNEEVHQKIPKGILRKGRTYFRGEQGIYTFIRSTEGKDTFTDFAYTELTSRFEPKLLLTAKKALWDGKWTFYDGQTKTPVSMADNTYTITLFEQTTVSLPETPEDFFAPTYKTSEQSISTLFSNLTDAKSDKLLEMVNLHSRLSFIFLGLPLIFIGLPVILLISNKWRRDLTLAVPVSCGLAFAAWIWWSTSQSMAKAAYLPPIVAAWAMPLIICPLGFWLLRRQE